The sequence below is a genomic window from Clostridia bacterium.
CCCTCCTTAGTCCGTGGCGTTCTTTGGCTTCCCCAAATATGGTTTCTGGTCCGGTACGCCGCCAGATCGCGGCTTCCCGTGCTTCAGGACGCCTGAGCAGCCCATCGACGTATTCAAACACCCGCACGTCTATATGCCGTTTGATGGTCCGACCCCTCCTCTTGGCGGTGGTGCACCGGGCTTTGTGGGGGCAAACTTTACAATCTTGGGACCTTGCCCGGTACACTTTCATAATCCCCTTATCTATATACCCTTGGTACCGTAAGACTTTCTCATTGGGGCAGATGTAACAGTCGTGCTCCGCGTCATACCGGAACTTCTCTTGGGGCCAGATCTTGGGGTTGCCTTCATGGAAGTTCTTATGCGGGATGAAAGGCTTAACCCCAAGTGCCAGAAGTTCTTTGTAGACGCGGGATTCGCCGTGGGCCTTGTCGCCTGATACGGAACCCGGCCGAAAGCCGAACTTGAACATCTGAAGGAACCAGTACCCTGGCCTCATCGGCGTTGCCCGGGATTACTTCCACACCGGTAACGATCTTGTACAGACTGTCTACGGTAATACACTCTATATAGCCCAGCTTCTTCGGTTGCCCGGGGCGGGCAAATATCCTGGCCTCGGGGTCGGTACGGCTGATGTGGGTGGCGTTGGTTTTCTCTTCTGGCCTTTTTAGTTTGCCCGACCTATCTCTGCCACCATCAGCAAAAACTGAGCTCCTCTGTCGGGTATCCGTACCGTCCGTCGGGGAGGCGCTTGGCTTAAGGGCAACACCTTCATTTGAGCCAGAAGCTACGCCAGGCTCCTTTGGTGCAGTTCTCTGATCGCTCGCCGGGTGTGGCTCCTGCTCTCCCTCTATTCCTACGGGATTTTCCTGCTCCACTTTTTGCATGTACTCTGCCGGGGACATCTCAACTATTCGCCTTGTCACCATCGATTCGTAGGAGGCATTGGCCTGAATAGTGGTACCGTCAAACGAAAGGTGCTTGCCAGCAACCAGACCCTTCGCGATACACTGTCGAACAACCTCATTAAAAATTTCCTGAAACACAGACGTGCCCTTGAAACGGCCATGGCGGACAGGGTGGAATGGTCGGGAATTTCCTCGTCCAGCTCATACCCTATAAATTCTCTAAAAGCCAGGTTGACTGGATCTGCTCCATGAGTTCGCGCTCTGATGTAATGCCGTAAAAATAACCTACAAGTAGGGTCCGGATAAGCACTTCGGGGTCAATGGACGGCCGGCCGGTAGAAGAGTGCAAGTGGGCCACCTTTTTTCGGATGAAGGAGAAGTCGACCGCCTCTTCTACCTGGCGCAGAAAGTGGTCTTCTGGGACAAGGCTGTGCCAGCAACCAAAGAACACGGAGACCTGGCGTGTTTTCCGACCCATCACCGGCCATCACCTCCTCTTTTAAGGGGCGGCCGGTCGGCAAGAACAGAGTGCATTGCATCTTCGACACGCCTTATCCACCGGTAGACGGTTTCGCGGGATAGCCCGTACTGCCTAGCCAAGGAGGCGATGGGCTCTCCTGCTCAGTATCGCTTGACTATTTGAACTCTTCTTTGTACCGGGATGGATTTTCTAGCCATGAGCGTTCCCCCATAATAAGACATCTTATGGGTTTATTATACGATAACATGGCGGTCATATCAACATATGTGTCTCATTATGGTTTCCTCGCTCATGTTTTCCAACAGCCCCTTAAGCTGGTGGAATATAGGCCTCTCGGTAAGGGAGCTTTTCATGGCGCGAAAGGCGTTCTCGACCCGGGTTAAAAGGGAGTAGATGCGCCAGGCCTCTTCGGCGCTGACTGTCGGCGCGGTCGGTTTTTAGGAGGTAGATGCCGTCAAGTTTTTCTGCCACCGCCTTCTTTTCTCCCCTTAATGTCCAGCTGAGTCCAGCTTTGTTGTAGGCGATCTCGTAATACCTGGCCACCCGGGGATAGCACTCTTTTATCCGGCCAATGGACTCAAAGATTTTGTCATCCCGGTTAAGCCGGCCTTTTTCTACCCGCTTTTTAGTTTTCAAAGGTCACAAAGAAGGCGTTTTTCTTGAGTTTCCCTTATGGCTCGGTCCTTGGGAGCGCTCTTCGCTTACTACCAGGACGTAAACTCGGCCGCCGCACTCCTTCTTTTTTACCTCTACCTGGGTCTTCTTTTGATAAGGGTCGATGGCCAAAACAAATCCTTCTCCCTCTTCGAATTCACCAAGCCAGCGGTCGCGCTCGCTCTGCCTTGCGGCTATAACGTAATGGTAGCCACGTCCGGTAATTAGCTATAGGTTCTCCTCGCTTGCCATGCCCCGGTCTACGACTACCGTAACCCCCTCTTTTCTCCCCTGCCTTTTCTCTAAGGCGTCAAGCATCTCCTCTACGGTGGTACCATCAGATCGGTTTCTTTCGAAGACCTCATGCATGATGGGAAAGCCTTCCCTGTCCACCACCAGCCCCACCAGAACTTGTTTTCGGTCCGGTCGCTTATCCCTGGAATATCCCCTGCTCTCCTTGTTCTCTTGACACTGCCCCTCAAAATAGGTAGACGTAAGATCGTAGAGATATGTGGCGCTGTCAAGGTTGAATAGATTCTCTTCCCTTGCCCTAAGCCCCGCCTCGATTTGGGCTCGCGCTGGATACAGCTGGTCAAGGTTGCGGTACAAAGAGTCCTCCGCCAGATTAGAAAAGCTAACACCCATTATGTCTTCGGGGCCGTTGTGTTCACCCAACCGGGCATGCCGTGCTCCGAGGCCGGGCTGATCAGCCTGTTCAGCACCATAACTTTGGTCAAGTGCCGCACCCTTTCCCTGATACCTGCCTCGGCTAAGACCTCTTCCATCCCAAGCCTTGCCCAGAACTGGTTGGCAACGTGGACCGGCCCAGCCTCTCTCGCCTCCTCCACCGCCACCGCGAATTCCGGTAGAAGATGTCGGGGAGCAGGGAAAGCTGAGGGAGATGGAAAAAGCTGGCTGACGCCAATCGATTAGGCAAGCATTTGCTCTACGTATGGCCTAGTCTGTTCGCGCCCGTTGTCAAGTGTTCTTCCAGCAACTTGGCAATAGGATTTCCGTTCGCACCGTCCCTGGGTCCAGAACACCAGGCTCGGTCCAGGCAAGCCAAATCGCCCCAAACCTTGCTCTTATGGTATTATCAGGCCGTGGCCCTGGTGACGGCAAGGGTCTTGGCTACAATATTATCTACAGTCAGCCCGTATTTTGCGGCTAGATCCTTATTTGATCCAGATTCGCCAAATGTATCCATAATGCCAACTCTGATCACTAATGCAGGAATACTTTCAGATAGCAGCTCGGCCACTGCTGAACCCAGACCACCTATGATGCTATGGTTTTCGACTGTTATGATAGCACCAGTATCAAGCGCAGCCTGGTATATTAAATCCTTGTCCAAAGGCTTTAGGGTTGGAATATGTATTACCTTGGCGTCTATCCCTTCTTCTTCTAGAAACTTCGAAGCTTCCAGAACAAGATGTGTAGTATACCCCTGCCCAACAAGACTCACGTCTTTTCCTTCGCGTAGAATAACACCGCTTCCAATCCTAAACTCATACTCCGAATCAAAGAGTACTGGCAACGGATCTCGTGTGGTCCGCAAGTATATAGGTCCATCATGCTCTGCTGCCATCTTAACCATTTGCTTGGCCTCGACCGCATCAGCAGGTTCCATTACAACCATATTAGGCATAGCTCGCATAACTGCAATGTCCATTACCGACTGGTGGGTCTTGCCTGTCTTCCCAGTAAACAGACCGGCATAGGCCCCCATTATCTTTACGTTTAATCTAGGCTGCGCTATCGAAACCCTAATTTGGTCAGTAACTCTCTTTGCTGCGAAGCAAGCGAATGTACTTGTAAAGGGAATGAACCCAAGAGTTGACAACCCTGCGGCTACGCAAACCATGTTTTGTTCCGCTATGCCCATCTGAAAAAAACGCTCCGGAAATACGGCTTCGAATCTGTCCACCCTAGTAGAGCTTCCTAAGTCCGCATCTAGTACTACTATCTCCTCGTTGACCGATCCAACCTCTACCAAAGCATCGGCCACTGCATCTCTGATAGCTATGGCGCCATTCATTAGAATCACCCGCTTCTTCCCAAAGCCTACAGCTCCTGACCATGCTTGCCACGGCAACAACAAGAGGACTTTATTGCGCAAATGGCACCCAAAAACCCCACGGAAGGTTAGCTATAGTAGCAGATGGGACAAAACTCAGCATCAGCTGTCAGAAACTTCTGTTGCTGCTCCTCAATCTGTAAGTCGCACCCACGGCGTTGCTTCCACCTACGCAAAAAGATCTTCAGAAAATGGAGACCAGCTTTCAGCTTTTAGGGAGAATACTTCTGCATCGAGATAATGCTAGGGTGGGCGTCTACCGCTAACTCATTATCGCTTTATTTTCTTCTTGGTCTAGTCCAACAAGCGGTTCTAAAAAAGTCCCGTTTAGTTCCTCGTACACCTGCTGATTTCGGCACTTTAGGCTTGATGTTATGGCGCTAGCTCTCCCATTGCAAGTTGTAGCTGTTTATCACTTATCGCGGCCGAATGCCAGTATACCTGGTTCTCCATAAACGAAACCCCTTTTCCTTTGATTGTGTTCGCCAATATCACTACGGGTCTCGCGGTGTCTGTTGCGTCCCTCATGGCAGAAATGATCTCTCGAAAGTCGTGACCATCTATTTCGGTGACTGCCCATCCAAAGGCTTCCCACTTTGCTCGCGCTGAGGCAATAGGCATAATTTCGCTGACCTTTCCCATCAGCTGCAAGCCGTTCATGTCTACAATCGCAGTCAGATTAGTAGTCCGGTACTTAACGGCCGCCATGGCCGCTTCCCACACTTGGCCTTCTTGTAGTTCTCCGTCACCGAGCAGCACCCATACCCGGAAGTCCTTCTGTTTTAACTTGGCTCCAAGGGCCATTCCTAACCCTACAGACAGCCCCTGACCCAAGGACCCACTGGACATGTCCACCCCAGGCGTTGTCTTCATACATGGGTGACCCTGAAGTCTCGAATCGATCGCATCAAAGGTCAATAGTTCTTCTTCGGGAAAGTAGCCTCTAGCAGCAAGTACGGCGTAAAGTGCTGGTGCCGCATGCCCCTTAGAAAGAATGAAACGATCTCTCTCCTCCCAATTCGGGCTGCAGGGATCTATTCTCATTACTTCGAAATACAAGGCAACCAGTATCTCCACAACCGAGAGGGAACCCCCTGGGTGACCTGCACCAGCTTTGTGAAGCATTTTGACGATGTTTTGTCTAACTCGCCTAGCTACTTTTTGAAGATGACTTATCTCGGCATTATTCACCTGAATCACCTCTTTCCCAAGCTCAATGCAGGTCTGCCCGGTACCTAGCCCCTCTTGCTAATATCCTCTGTTGACAACGCATTTTACCGAGCAGCCTTCCCTGTCTCTTCTCTGCAAGTTGAAACACCCCACAAGAGAGGTCGCTCGGCCGCAACGAGGACACTTGCCGGTTGGTATAAGAGCAAGAGACTTTTTCTGGGCCTTTTCCGCCACTTCATGCTCTACCATCCCGGCATTTCGTAGCCCCAGCCCAACGTCTTCTCGCACGTAGCATACACGCCTTTCAACAGAAAACTGGCTCAACCATCACGCCGAAACCGAAGATGCTTGCAAATCGAGACATAACAAATGCTATTTCTTATTAACTGTTAGAGCCTCTAGTTCATGTAGAAACCCCCGTTGACGTCAAGTGTTGCGCCAGTTATATATGAAGCCAGATCTGACGCCAAGAACAATGCTACATACGCAATCTCTTCTGGTTCAGCGAATCTCCGCATAGGTACGTTCCTCAGGAATTCCTCGTTGACTTCCTTAGGAACCATAGAGAGCATGGCCGTGCGTACCCGCCCGGGCGCAATCGCATTCACGTTAATGCCAAACTCGGCGAGTTCACCTGCCAAAGCATGGGTGAGCCCAATGACCCCTGCCTTGGTAGCAATATAATGGGCACCAGTGAATGCTGTATAAACCCTAGCAGAAGCCGAAGAGACGTTAATGATTCTTCCCCTCCTCAGCCTGACCATGTCCGGAAGCACTGCCCGACAGCAATTAAACATCCCGGTCAAATTAACAGCTACTACTCTGTCCCATTCTGTTTTGGCCATCTCGTAGAGAGGAACTTTCTGTCCATCCTTTTTTGGAGAAATACCAGCAACATTTACAAGCACGTCTACCGGACCAACCAGTTCCTTAGCCATTTGAACAGATGCCATCACTTGCTCAAAGTCCGAGACATCAAAAGGTGCGGCAATACTCTCGACTCCAATTGCTTCAAGTTCTTGTACTGTCTCCCGGGCTCTGGACTCTTCCGCGTCGTTTATTATGAGTTTTGCCCCCTCCTCTCCAAAGACCTTTGCTACAGCCTTTCCGATTCCTTGCCCAGCAGCCGTGACCAGTACTACTCTTCCATTAATGCCCGTTTCCAAGATCACTACCTCCTTTCTTCCCCACATACTTGGTGTTGAGACCAAGGGTACGCGTGGGAGCCTTGCCGCAAGGCTCCCACCTTCATGTTTGGGCTTTCTAAATAGTATCTATCGCGCCTTCCGACTGGCGCTTTTGACTGCTCTTACTATGCCGGCGTAACCTGTGCACCTGCAGATGTTGCCAGCCAAAGCTTCCCTAATTTCTTCTTCGCTTGGTTCTGGATTCTCCTTAAGAAAACTATACATTGACACGACTACCCCTGGCGTACAAAAACCACACTGAACTCCGTGATTTTCTATGAGCGCCTCCTGAATAGGATGAAGGTTGTCTGGCCCCTGGGCAATCCCTTCAACTGTGGTGATTTGACATCCGTCAGCCTGAACCGCGAACATCAAGCAAGATCTTACCAGCTTCCCATCAAGTATAACGGAGCATGCACCACAAACCCCTTCTTCGCAACCTACGTGGGTCCCCGTAAGGCCGAGCTCTTGCCGGATGAAGTCTGAAAGAAGCAACCGAACGTCCACATCACGTTCGTAAGTCACTCCGTTTACTGTGACTCTAATCCGTTTGCTTTCATAACAAGCTCCAGTGTCTACCATTCTTGTCACCCCCTAATTCTAGCTGCCGCAAGTGTGAGGGCTCTTCTTGTCAGCACCTTGGCAAGGTGTCGGCGATAGTCTGAAGAAGCAATGTTGTCGGACTCAGGCGAGATTTCATCCGCAACTGCTTCTGCTGTCTCCTTGATGGCCTTTTCGTCAGGCCTTTTGCCGACTAGAAGATCAGCAGCTTTCGCTTTGTGGGGCGACCCCCCCACGCCTCCCAGGGCAATTCCTGCTCCTACAACTTTTTCGTCACTGTCGGTCTTGATCCACGCCGCTACATTGACCAGCGCAAAATCCCCGTAGCGACGCCAGACTTCGGTTATTGCATGACCCATCCTCTTGGTAAATACCGGTACCCTAATT
It includes:
- a CDS encoding helix-turn-helix domain-containing protein codes for the protein MARQYGLSRETVYRWIRRVEDAMHSVLADRPPLKRGGDGR
- a CDS encoding IS1634 family transposase gives rise to the protein MGEHNGPEDIMGVSFSNLAEDSLYRNLDQLYPARAQIEAGLRAREENLFNLDSATYLYDLTSTYFEGQCQENKESRGYSRDKRPDRKQVLVGLVVDREGFPIMHEVFERNRSDGTTVEEMLDALEKRQGRKEGVTVVVDRGMASEENL
- a CDS encoding transketolase family protein; the encoded protein is MNGAIAIRDAVADALVEVGSVNEEIVVLDADLGSSTRVDRFEAVFPERFFQMGIAEQNMVCVAAGLSTLGFIPFTSTFACFAAKRVTDQIRVSIAQPRLNVKIMGAYAGLFTGKTGKTHQSVMDIAVMRAMPNMVVMEPADAVEAKQMVKMAAEHDGPIYLRTTRDPLPVLFDSEYEFRIGSGVILREGKDVSLVGQGYTTHLVLEASKFLEEEGIDAKVIHIPTLKPLDKDLIYQAALDTGAIITVENHSIIGGLGSAVAELLSESIPALVIRVGIMDTFGESGSNKDLAAKYGLTVDNIVAKTLAVTRATA
- a CDS encoding transketolase, whose protein sequence is MNNAEISHLQKVARRVRQNIVKMLHKAGAGHPGGSLSVVEILVALYFEVMRIDPCSPNWEERDRFILSKGHAAPALYAVLAARGYFPEEELLTFDAIDSRLQGHPCMKTTPGVDMSSGSLGQGLSVGLGMALGAKLKQKDFRVWVLLGDGELQEGQVWEAAMAAVKYRTTNLTAIVDMNGLQLMGKVSEIMPIASARAKWEAFGWAVTEIDGHDFREIISAMRDATDTARPVVILANTIKGKGVSFMENQVYWHSAAISDKQLQLAMGELAP
- a CDS encoding SDR family oxidoreductase; this encodes METGINGRVVLVTAAGQGIGKAVAKVFGEEGAKLIINDAEESRARETVQELEAIGVESIAAPFDVSDFEQVMASVQMAKELVGPVDVLVNVAGISPKKDGQKVPLYEMAKTEWDRVVAVNLTGMFNCCRAVLPDMVRLRRGRIINVSSASARVYTAFTGAHYIATKAGVIGLTHALAGELAEFGINVNAIAPGRVRTAMLSMVPKEVNEEFLRNVPMRRFAEPEEIAYVALFLASDLASYITGATLDVNGGFYMN
- a CDS encoding (2Fe-2S)-binding protein, with protein sequence MVDTGACYESKRIRVTVNGVTYERDVDVRLLLSDFIRQELGLTGTHVGCEEGVCGACSVILDGKLVRSCLMFAVQADGCQITTVEGIAQGPDNLHPIQEALIENHGVQCGFCTPGVVVSMYSFLKENPEPSEEEIREALAGNICRCTGYAGIVRAVKSASRKAR